The proteins below are encoded in one region of Candidatus Zixiibacteriota bacterium:
- a CDS encoding DUF5677 domain-containing protein, with amino-acid sequence MKYPTKCKEEIDSLMDQLMEKLNEFNYPKDLYCTKTLCRCFMSSIFSLIRSAYATIEGREIVGFNVLGRSITEYLIDLRYIAANNDVKINRRFINYYKLLLYWNRDEFKFIDVDKDQLESNYRNYLANEFSELIITAKKKNDAKDKLSLSELDKSVKSKYKKSWSGLNSVDRLNNVIKHYDNSIINKYLPFAFKFLSNYTHPTVYGCIPYFRTVDHSFYLDYDKKCDAMEEEEGVMYLAIEITVEALCKTLPANESHEIDNLVESIVSSSPKLLEIRDSYSDD; translated from the coding sequence ATGAAGTATCCAACAAAGTGCAAGGAAGAAATTGATTCATTGATGGATCAATTGATGGAAAAATTAAATGAATTTAATTATCCGAAGGATTTATATTGTACGAAAACACTTTGTAGATGTTTTATGAGTTCAATCTTTTCGTTGATTAGGAGTGCATATGCGACAATAGAAGGCAGGGAAATAGTTGGATTTAATGTATTGGGTCGAAGTATAACTGAGTATCTTATTGATTTACGATATATTGCTGCAAACAATGACGTCAAGATCAATAGGAGATTTATCAATTATTATAAATTATTACTTTACTGGAATCGAGATGAGTTTAAGTTTATTGATGTAGATAAAGATCAACTAGAAAGTAATTACAGAAATTATTTAGCTAACGAATTCAGTGAATTGATTATAACGGCCAAAAAGAAAAATGATGCAAAAGACAAATTAAGTTTATCAGAGCTGGATAAAAGTGTAAAATCGAAATATAAAAAAAGTTGGTCGGGCCTAAATTCAGTAGATAGACTCAATAATGTCATTAAGCATTATGACAATTCAATAATAAATAAATACTTACCCTTTGCATTTAAGTTTTTATCAAATTATACTCACCCGACAGTATATGGCTGTATTCCTTACTTCAGGACTGTTGATCATTCGTTTTATTTGGATTACGATAAGAAATGTGATGCAATGGAAGAAGAGGAAGGTGTAATGTATTTGGCGATTGAAATAACAGTAGAAGCGCTGTGCAAGACCTTACCTGCCAATGAAAGTCATGAAATAGATAATTTAGTTGAATCGATAGTGTCAAGTTCTCCCAAATTACTTGAGATACGAGACTCATATTCAGACGATTGA
- the groL gene encoding chaperonin GroEL (60 kDa chaperone family; promotes refolding of misfolded polypeptides especially under stressful conditions; forms two stacked rings of heptamers to form a barrel-shaped 14mer; ends can be capped by GroES; misfolded proteins enter the barrel where they are refolded when GroES binds): MSKIIEYDAIARDKLLRGIDQLANAVRITLGPRGRNVSVDKKFGSPTITKDGVTVAKEIELEDPFENMGSQMVKEVASRTSDVAGDGTTTATVLAQAIYKEGVKHITAGANAMAVKRGIDKAVETAVESIRSQSKPVSGKEEISQVGAISANNDKFIGDKIAEAMEKVGKDGVITIEESKTAETYMDVVEGMQFDRGYLSPYFVTDPDSMEAVLEDSLVLIHDKKISNMKDLLPVLEKIAQMGKPLLIIAEDIEGEALATLVVNKLRNTIKVCAVKAPGFGDRRKAMLDDIAILTGGRVISEEIGFKLENAVVEDLGNAKKISIDKDNTTIVEGAGSTDDIKARIDSIRKQIEETSSDYDREKLQERLAKLAGGVAVINVGAATETEMKEKKSRVEDALNATRAAVEEGIVPGGGVVMLRAIKAVDACEKCEGDEKIGKLIIKRALEEPVRQIADNAGVEPSIVVSKLRDEKEAFGYNAQTDVYEDLFKAGVIDPTKVARSALENAGSIAGLLLTTDCIVADKPEKDKGPAMPDMGGMGGMGGMGGGMY, translated from the coding sequence ATGTCAAAGATTATAGAATATGACGCGATTGCTCGCGACAAACTACTCAGGGGTATCGACCAACTGGCTAACGCCGTCAGGATCACTCTGGGACCGCGCGGCCGCAATGTCAGTGTTGATAAAAAATTCGGTTCTCCCACGATTACCAAGGACGGTGTCACCGTCGCCAAGGAGATCGAACTGGAAGATCCGTTTGAAAACATGGGCTCCCAGATGGTCAAGGAAGTTGCCTCCAGGACTTCCGATGTTGCCGGTGACGGCACCACCACCGCGACCGTTCTGGCCCAGGCTATCTACAAAGAAGGCGTCAAGCATATTACGGCCGGAGCCAACGCTATGGCCGTCAAGCGCGGAATTGACAAAGCCGTTGAAACCGCCGTTGAAAGTATCAGAAGCCAGTCCAAGCCGGTTTCCGGCAAAGAAGAAATCAGCCAGGTCGGTGCGATTTCTGCCAACAATGACAAATTCATCGGCGACAAGATTGCCGAAGCGATGGAAAAGGTCGGCAAAGACGGCGTTATTACTATCGAGGAATCTAAAACCGCCGAGACCTATATGGATGTCGTCGAGGGGATGCAGTTCGATCGAGGTTATCTGTCGCCTTATTTCGTGACCGATCCCGATTCAATGGAAGCGGTTCTCGAAGATAGTCTGGTTCTCATTCATGACAAGAAAATCTCGAACATGAAAGACCTTTTGCCGGTCCTCGAAAAAATCGCTCAGATGGGCAAGCCCCTGTTGATTATCGCCGAGGACATCGAAGGCGAAGCTCTGGCGACACTGGTTGTCAACAAACTGCGCAACACTATCAAAGTTTGTGCCGTTAAGGCTCCGGGATTCGGCGACCGCCGCAAGGCGATGCTTGATGATATCGCGATTCTCACCGGCGGCCGGGTAATTTCCGAAGAAATCGGATTCAAGCTCGAAAACGCCGTAGTCGAAGATCTGGGCAACGCTAAGAAAATCTCCATTGACAAAGACAACACCACGATCGTCGAAGGGGCCGGATCGACCGATGATATTAAGGCTCGGATCGACAGCATCCGCAAGCAAATTGAAGAAACCAGTTCCGATTACGACCGCGAAAAACTGCAGGAACGCCTGGCCAAGCTGGCCGGCGGCGTGGCCGTTATCAACGTCGGCGCGGCTACTGAAACCGAAATGAAAGAAAAGAAATCCCGCGTCGAAGACGCACTCAACGCGACCCGCGCGGCGGTTGAAGAAGGTATCGTTCCCGGCGGCGGCGTGGTTATGCTTCGTGCTATCAAAGCAGTTGATGCCTGTGAAAAATGCGAAGGCGACGAGAAAATCGGCAAACTGATTATCAAGCGCGCTCTCGAAGAGCCGGTTCGTCAGATCGCCGACAACGCCGGTGTCGAACCGTCAATCGTCGTCAGTAAACTCCGCGATGAGAAGGAAGCCTTCGGTTACAACGCTCAGACCGACGTTTACGAAGACCTCTTCAAAGCCGGTGTCATCGACCCGACCAAGGTCGCGCGCTCCGCTTTGGAAAACGCCGGTTCCATCGCCGGTCTGCTTCTGACCACCGATTGCATCGTGGCCGACAAGCCCGAAAAGGACAAAGGTCCGGCTATGCCCGACATGGGCGGTATGGGCGGCATGGGTGGTATGGGCGGCGGCATGTACTAA
- a CDS encoding co-chaperone GroES, with protein MAVKPLADRVLIKPTEAAEVKKGGIIIPDTAKEKPMQGEVMEIGTGRQTEDGKVIPMTVKKGDKILYGKYSGTEISIDDTEMLIMRESDVLAIIE; from the coding sequence ATGGCAGTAAAACCGTTGGCCGATCGGGTCTTGATTAAACCGACCGAAGCGGCCGAAGTCAAAAAAGGCGGAATTATTATTCCCGATACCGCCAAGGAAAAGCCGATGCAGGGCGAGGTTATGGAAATCGGAACCGGTCGCCAGACCGAAGACGGCAAAGTTATCCCGATGACCGTCAAAAAAGGCGACAAAATATTGTATGGTAAGTATTCCGGTACGGAAATCTCAATCGACGATACAGAGATGCTTATCATGCGTGAATCTGATGTTTTGGCCATTATTGAATAA
- a CDS encoding type III pantothenate kinase gives MLLAIDIGNINTVLGVFENENLIEDFRVASALNLTVDEAGLFISSLFHHHIDAELSQVKRVAICSVVPHLTDICGKMIIKYFNLDPLIISSRINLPFKIDYPKPEEIGADRLANAAAGFARFKTGLIVVDLGTATTFDVISEDGSYIGGIIAPGPQTAGANLAKMAAQLFEVDIAKPDTVIGKSTAHAIKSGLHFGTVGMIDYIVEKIFEETGKKCKVVATGGAANSYIADSKYLSEHLPTLTLEGIKIIANCNAG, from the coding sequence ATGTTGCTGGCTATCGACATAGGTAATATCAATACCGTCCTTGGGGTATTCGAAAACGAGAATCTAATCGAAGATTTTCGGGTCGCTTCGGCCTTGAATTTGACCGTTGATGAAGCAGGGCTTTTCATATCGTCGCTTTTTCATCATCATATTGACGCTGAATTAAGTCAGGTTAAACGAGTCGCGATCTGCTCGGTGGTGCCTCATTTAACCGATATCTGTGGAAAGATGATAATAAAATATTTTAATCTTGATCCATTGATAATCTCAAGTAGAATAAATCTTCCATTCAAAATTGACTATCCCAAACCAGAAGAAATCGGAGCCGACCGTCTGGCCAATGCCGCGGCCGGGTTTGCTCGATTTAAAACGGGCTTAATCGTTGTTGATCTGGGGACAGCCACTACTTTTGATGTTATTTCTGAAGACGGCTCTTATATAGGAGGTATAATCGCCCCGGGACCGCAAACGGCAGGGGCGAATCTAGCCAAGATGGCGGCACAATTATTTGAAGTCGATATCGCAAAACCCGATACGGTTATCGGGAAATCGACAGCCCATGCCATTAAATCGGGCCTTCATTTCGGTACCGTTGGGATGATCGATTATATCGTTGAAAAAATATTTGAGGAGACCGGAAAAAAGTGTAAAGTTGTCGCAACAGGCGGTGCGGCCAACTCGTATATTGCTGATTCCAAATATCTTAGCGAGCATCTACCAACTCTGACACTGGAGGGAATTAAAATTATCGCTAATTGTAATGCTGGCTGA
- the glmM gene encoding phosphoglucosamine mutase, protein MKKAPLMKSTSGIRGIVGQSLTPFTIVKYVAAFGHFLKKGKVVVGRDSRPSGEHFSHLVCSTLAMAGCDVVDLGIVPTPTVELEVVHHKAAGGIAITASHNPAEWNALKFFNSLGEFITKAQYNRLETILSSEKEIPLAAHDNIGTIVFDDGAIRRHISKVLKIKSVNPAKIKKARLKVVVDAINGAGSKALPALLEKLGVKVIRLNCKGDGDFFRKPEPVPESLSQLGKTVKKYKANMGLACDPDADRLALVDENGRPIGEELTLALAVAHYLRKKRGPVAINLSTSLATADVARMMGSKVYLSPVGEANVIAEMRRRKAVIGGEGNGGVILPECHYGRDALVAAALTCSYLAESGKKLSELAGTIPNYQNIKKKAPLPGLFERKILRVEKEIRSSFGKLKVDRRDGLRFDLEGGWVHIRKSNTEPIYRLIAEARTPTLAQKLVKTVGRILK, encoded by the coding sequence TTGAAAAAAGCGCCGTTGATGAAATCGACTTCGGGGATTAGGGGAATAGTCGGACAATCTCTGACACCGTTTACAATCGTAAAATATGTCGCCGCTTTCGGTCATTTTTTGAAAAAAGGCAAAGTGGTTGTTGGACGAGACAGCCGTCCTTCGGGCGAACACTTTTCTCATCTGGTATGTTCGACTTTAGCGATGGCCGGATGCGATGTTGTTGACCTTGGTATTGTCCCGACTCCGACCGTTGAATTGGAAGTGGTTCACCATAAGGCCGCGGGCGGAATCGCTATTACAGCCAGCCACAATCCGGCCGAATGGAACGCCCTCAAATTTTTCAACAGTCTGGGTGAATTTATTACTAAAGCCCAATATAATCGTCTCGAGACAATTCTGTCTTCGGAAAAAGAAATACCGCTGGCTGCCCATGATAATATTGGTACGATAGTTTTCGATGATGGGGCGATTAGGCGGCATATATCGAAAGTACTGAAAATAAAATCGGTTAATCCGGCAAAGATAAAAAAGGCTCGGTTGAAAGTTGTTGTCGATGCCATAAACGGCGCCGGTTCCAAGGCTCTTCCGGCATTGCTGGAAAAACTGGGAGTAAAGGTAATAAGGTTGAACTGCAAGGGCGACGGTGATTTTTTCCGCAAACCGGAGCCGGTTCCCGAGAGTTTATCTCAGCTGGGCAAAACGGTGAAAAAGTATAAGGCAAATATGGGTCTGGCCTGCGATCCCGATGCCGATCGATTGGCTTTAGTAGATGAAAACGGTCGGCCGATTGGTGAGGAGTTGACTCTGGCCCTGGCGGTTGCCCATTATTTAAGGAAAAAGAGAGGCCCGGTAGCAATCAATCTTTCGACTTCACTGGCCACTGCAGACGTCGCCCGAATGATGGGTAGTAAGGTTTATTTGAGCCCGGTTGGGGAGGCCAATGTTATCGCGGAAATGCGCCGCAGAAAGGCTGTCATCGGCGGTGAAGGCAACGGTGGGGTAATTTTGCCGGAGTGCCACTACGGCCGGGACGCTCTCGTGGCCGCGGCCCTAACCTGTTCTTATCTGGCTGAATCCGGGAAAAAACTGAGCGAGCTGGCCGGAACCATTCCGAACTATCAAAATATAAAAAAGAAAGCTCCACTACCGGGATTATTTGAACGTAAAATATTGAGAGTTGAAAAAGAGATCAGGTCATCTTTTGGGAAACTTAAAGTTGATCGCAGGGACGGCCTCCGATTCGATTTGGAAGGCGGCTGGGTTCATATTAGAAAATCCAACACGGAGCCGATATACAGATTGATAGCCGAGGCGAGGACACCGACTTTAGCTCAAAAATTGGTAAAAACAGTCGGAAGAATATTAAAATAA
- the glmS gene encoding glutamine--fructose-6-phosphate transaminase (isomerizing) — protein sequence MCGIVGYVGNKIATPILIEGLKRLEYRGYDSAGIALIEGAGLIHEKTAGKVKMLENLLSEKSFTGKTGIAHTRWATHGVPNDLNAHPQLDDTGNIAVVHNGIIENYRALRKALEGEGYQILSDTDTEIIAHLISLYYEGDLTEAVRIALTHVEGTYAIAVIDARNPEKVVAARNGAPLLLGISEDENFVASDAAALLRHTKKVVYLEDKEIVTVTANDYHISTVENVEITRKAEEIGWSLEMIEKAGFEYFMHKEIHEQPETLRNAMRGRLNFEEGTSRLRGLTDHLEDLSKIKRIIITACGTSWHAALIGEYLIEEYARIPVEVEYASEFRYRSPIIDDGTMVLVISQSGETADTLAAMREAQRKGAKALGIVNVVGSTIARESDGGVYIHAGPEIGVASTKAFTSQIMVLSLITILLGRMRNLSVHTGREMINGLESIPDKIQKILANENEIKKIAETYYKHTNFLYLGRGANFPVALEGALKLKEISYIHAEGYPAAEMKHGPIALIDENMPAVVIATKDSIYDKVMSSIAQVRARNGQVIAIATEGDTEIAERVNHVIYIPEIRQCFTPLLAVIPLQLLAYHMAVLRDCNVDQPRNLAKSVTVE from the coding sequence ATGTGCGGAATCGTCGGTTATGTCGGAAATAAAATCGCAACACCGATTCTCATAGAGGGGTTGAAGCGTCTGGAATATCGGGGATATGATTCGGCCGGAATCGCGTTGATCGAAGGAGCCGGACTGATCCATGAAAAAACCGCCGGTAAGGTGAAAATGCTTGAAAACTTATTAAGTGAAAAATCATTTACCGGAAAAACCGGAATCGCTCATACTCGTTGGGCAACTCACGGCGTACCAAACGACCTCAATGCCCATCCGCAGCTTGACGATACGGGAAATATCGCTGTCGTCCACAACGGCATAATTGAGAATTACCGGGCTTTACGCAAGGCTCTGGAGGGGGAAGGGTATCAAATCCTATCCGACACGGATACTGAAATAATCGCTCACCTTATCAGCCTCTATTATGAAGGTGATCTGACCGAAGCCGTTCGGATAGCTTTAACTCATGTTGAAGGAACTTATGCAATAGCGGTCATCGATGCCCGCAATCCCGAAAAAGTTGTAGCGGCCCGAAACGGAGCACCGCTCTTATTGGGTATCAGCGAAGACGAGAATTTTGTCGCATCCGATGCCGCCGCGCTACTTCGCCATACCAAGAAAGTTGTCTATCTTGAAGATAAAGAAATTGTCACCGTTACTGCAAATGATTATCATATCTCGACGGTTGAAAATGTTGAAATAACAAGGAAGGCCGAAGAAATTGGATGGTCGTTGGAAATGATTGAAAAAGCCGGCTTTGAGTATTTCATGCATAAGGAAATACATGAACAACCGGAGACGCTCCGAAACGCTATGCGCGGGCGCCTGAATTTTGAGGAAGGAACCTCAAGATTGCGAGGGTTGACCGATCATCTCGAGGATCTTTCCAAAATAAAACGAATAATCATTACCGCCTGCGGGACTTCATGGCATGCCGCCTTAATAGGGGAATATCTGATTGAGGAATACGCGCGGATTCCGGTCGAAGTCGAATACGCTTCGGAATTCCGTTATCGATCGCCGATTATAGATGACGGAACGATGGTTCTGGTAATTTCTCAATCCGGCGAAACGGCCGATACGCTGGCGGCGATGCGGGAAGCTCAGCGCAAAGGCGCCAAGGCTCTGGGAATCGTCAATGTCGTCGGCTCAACCATCGCGCGAGAATCGGATGGGGGCGTATACATTCATGCCGGTCCGGAAATCGGAGTAGCGTCAACCAAGGCATTCACATCCCAGATAATGGTTCTATCCCTGATAACTATCCTGCTGGGGCGGATGCGTAATTTATCGGTTCATACGGGACGGGAAATGATCAACGGTTTAGAATCAATCCCGGACAAAATTCAGAAAATACTGGCCAATGAAAATGAGATTAAAAAAATAGCGGAAACATATTATAAGCATACCAACTTTTTATATCTGGGTCGCGGAGCCAATTTCCCGGTGGCTCTCGAAGGCGCTTTGAAATTGAAGGAAATTTCATACATCCACGCTGAAGGATATCCGGCCGCGGAGATGAAACACGGCCCCATCGCGCTGATTGATGAAAATATGCCGGCCGTGGTTATCGCCACCAAGGATTCGATTTATGATAAAGTGATGTCCAGCATCGCTCAGGTTCGGGCTCGCAATGGGCAAGTTATCGCAATCGCCACCGAGGGCGACACCGAAATCGCCGAAAGGGTGAATCATGTCATTTACATCCCGGAGATACGACAATGCTTTACACCGCTTCTGGCAGTTATTCCATTACAGCTTTTAGCCTACCACATGGCGGTACTGCGCGACTGTAATGTCGATCAACCGCGTAACCTCGCAAAATCCGTAACCGTCGAGTAA
- a CDS encoding phosphodiester glycosidase family protein — translation MRAPSTVYINLLFLILLFFVPAFSPSNEIWNNLDDGLDVARFSLNELSEDSSITIVRINPKDWNLKILSISETGASRGHSAREWCEKHNLTAAINGGMFDIDYKTHIGYMKSYEHINSSRRNKYLSAAAFDPFGDDSPLFKIFDLDEVSLDTLIANYNCVIQNLRLIKRNRENRWEPRIRKWAEVALAEDFAGNALFIFCSEQVTMYEFNERLLALPINIITAQHLEGGIQAQLYLKNGDYEVNLSGDFSTGISINNQEGLVSQLPNVIGIYPRDKND, via the coding sequence TTGAGAGCGCCGTCGACCGTATATATAAATCTTCTGTTTCTCATATTGCTTTTTTTTGTACCTGCCTTTTCCCCTTCGAACGAAATCTGGAATAATCTGGATGATGGTCTTGATGTAGCTCGATTTTCGCTGAATGAACTCAGCGAGGACTCGTCAATCACAATTGTCCGTATTAATCCGAAAGATTGGAATCTTAAAATTCTATCAATTTCCGAAACCGGCGCTTCCAGGGGGCATAGCGCCAGGGAATGGTGCGAGAAACATAATCTAACGGCCGCAATAAATGGCGGCATGTTTGATATAGATTATAAGACACATATCGGCTACATGAAATCCTACGAGCATATAAACTCTTCCCGTCGAAATAAATATTTATCGGCGGCGGCTTTTGATCCGTTCGGAGATGATTCACCTCTATTCAAAATATTTGACCTTGATGAAGTCAGCCTCGATACCCTCATCGCGAATTATAATTGCGTCATTCAGAATTTAAGGCTAATAAAACGCAATCGAGAAAACCGCTGGGAACCTCGAATCAGGAAATGGGCTGAAGTGGCCCTGGCTGAAGATTTCGCGGGTAATGCACTGTTTATATTTTGTAGCGAACAAGTGACTATGTATGAATTCAATGAACGCCTCCTGGCGCTGCCGATAAATATAATCACCGCCCAGCATCTTGAAGGCGGCATTCAGGCCCAGCTATATCTTAAAAATGGTGATTACGAAGTTAATCTCTCCGGCGATTTTTCGACAGGAATATCGATTAATAATCAGGAGGGTCTGGTTTCACAGTTACCCAATGTGATCGGAATCTATCCCCGCGATAAAAATGATTAA
- a CDS encoding THUMP domain-containing protein, which produces MKFPNTNILKGEMVAKTLSGLEEVLADELSAIGAADVIPMKRSVRFSGDKSILYKANLTCRTATRILKPVKRFQAGSAGELYHNVSQIDWSDYMDVDQTFAIDAVINYSEFSNSMFVAQKTKDAIADWFRKRQEKRPSVDATDPDIRINVHIKKKTATLSLDSSGGPLSHRGYRKEGGKAPLSEVLAAGIIKMSGWDGSSAFVDFMCGSGTFIIEAGLIAKNIAAGLNREYFGFFNWKDLDKNLWDNIKSQAKASILTQLNCKIVGSDIDPAQVSQTMANIKLAGLSKDIKIECKSLERQKPPASKGIVIINPPYGERMPVSEINELYKKIGDALKQRFIGYDAYILTSNLEAAKNIGLRATRRIKLYNGPLECRLLKFEIYKGSKKQKKQGNNRS; this is translated from the coding sequence TTGAAATTTCCAAATACAAACATACTAAAAGGTGAAATGGTCGCCAAAACTCTGTCCGGGCTCGAAGAAGTTTTAGCCGATGAGTTGTCCGCAATCGGCGCGGCCGATGTCATTCCTATGAAAAGATCGGTTCGATTTTCCGGTGATAAATCAATACTATACAAAGCAAATCTGACGTGTCGCACGGCGACCCGAATTTTAAAACCGGTGAAACGATTTCAAGCGGGGTCGGCTGGCGAATTATATCATAATGTCTCGCAAATTGACTGGTCGGATTATATGGATGTCGACCAGACGTTCGCAATCGATGCCGTCATCAATTATTCCGAGTTTTCAAATTCGATGTTTGTCGCCCAAAAAACCAAAGATGCCATAGCCGACTGGTTTCGTAAGAGGCAGGAAAAGCGTCCTTCGGTTGACGCGACTGATCCCGATATTCGAATCAACGTTCATATAAAAAAGAAAACCGCAACCTTATCGCTTGACAGTTCTGGCGGTCCGCTTTCACATCGCGGGTATCGCAAAGAAGGCGGCAAGGCTCCCTTGAGCGAAGTTCTGGCGGCGGGAATTATCAAAATGTCCGGATGGGACGGATCGTCAGCATTTGTTGATTTCATGTGCGGCTCGGGGACCTTTATAATTGAAGCCGGGCTAATAGCCAAAAATATTGCCGCGGGATTGAACCGCGAGTACTTTGGATTTTTCAACTGGAAAGACCTTGACAAAAATTTATGGGATAATATAAAGAGTCAAGCTAAAGCTTCTATTTTAACCCAATTAAATTGTAAAATCGTCGGTTCCGATATTGATCCGGCCCAGGTGAGCCAGACGATGGCTAATATCAAACTGGCAGGATTATCAAAAGATATAAAAATCGAATGTAAATCACTGGAAAGACAAAAACCACCTGCGAGTAAGGGGATTGTAATCATTAATCCTCCCTATGGCGAAAGAATGCCGGTTTCCGAAATCAACGAGCTGTATAAAAAAATCGGTGATGCCTTGAAGCAGAGATTCATCGGATATGACGCTTATATTTTGACTTCAAATTTAGAAGCGGCCAAGAACATCGGTCTGCGGGCAACGCGGCGTATCAAGTTATATAACGGCCCTCTGGAATGCAGGCTGTTGAAGTTTGAGATTTATAAAGGGTCTAAAAAGCAAAAGAAACAAGGCAATAATAGATCATAA
- a CDS encoding VOC family protein translates to MADEKPVHGTFCWNELMTRDAAAAEKFYSELVGWEFADSKMPGMKYTILKAGEKEAAGMMDMPAEVPAQVPSHWMAYITVDDVDVLAGKVAGLGGEVMHGPMDIPGVGRFCVVKDPTGAVVGFITFPEKK, encoded by the coding sequence ATGGCTGACGAGAAACCGGTCCATGGGACTTTTTGCTGGAATGAATTGATGACGCGTGATGCGGCGGCGGCTGAGAAATTTTATAGTGAGCTGGTTGGTTGGGAATTTGCCGACAGCAAAATGCCGGGAATGAAATATACCATTCTAAAAGCCGGGGAAAAAGAAGCCGCCGGAATGATGGATATGCCGGCCGAAGTTCCCGCCCAAGTACCATCGCACTGGATGGCCTATATCACCGTTGACGATGTTGATGTCCTGGCGGGCAAAGTCGCCGGATTGGGCGGCGAAGTTATGCACGGCCCGATGGATATTCCCGGGGTTGGCAGATTTTGCGTCGTCAAAGACCCCACCGGAGCAGTCGTTGGTTTTATCACGTTCCCTGAGAAGAAGTAA
- a CDS encoding class I SAM-dependent methyltransferase — protein sequence MSDYYSEKLSAKKLKKCYDIAPPRVKQYLEAEFAYVLEYIKPDDRVLELGCGYGRVLSCLSSIDLSIYGIDTSLESLMMAKSFEPAGKHFHLANMDAGSLGFADNVFDVVLCIQNGISAIKINPEILLSEALRVARPKGIIMFSSYSEKFWDERLNWFELQSKEGLLGEIDYDATGNGVIVCKDGFRSDTFRPDDFIKLANEFNLDVKIEEIDSSSIFCRFIVDKFF from the coding sequence ATGTCGGATTATTATTCGGAAAAACTTTCGGCCAAGAAGCTAAAAAAATGCTACGATATCGCGCCTCCCAGAGTCAAACAATATCTTGAAGCCGAATTCGCTTATGTCCTCGAATATATCAAACCCGATGATAGAGTACTCGAACTCGGATGCGGCTATGGACGGGTACTAAGTTGTTTGTCATCGATAGACTTGTCCATATACGGAATAGATACTTCTCTTGAAAGTCTGATGATGGCAAAATCCTTTGAGCCGGCAGGAAAGCATTTTCATTTGGCGAATATGGATGCCGGATCGCTCGGTTTTGCTGATAATGTTTTCGATGTTGTTTTATGTATCCAAAATGGAATATCGGCGATTAAGATAAATCCCGAAATACTTCTATCCGAAGCTCTTCGCGTCGCACGCCCAAAGGGGATAATCATGTTCTCCAGCTATTCCGAAAAATTCTGGGACGAACGTCTGAATTGGTTCGAACTGCAATCAAAAGAAGGTCTTCTGGGTGAGATTGATTATGACGCAACCGGCAATGGCGTTATCGTTTGCAAAGACGGCTTCCGTTCCGATACGTTTAGGCCCGATGATTTCATAAAGCTTGCAAACGAATTTAACCTCGATGTGAAAATAGAAGAAATCGACAGTTCAAGTATATTCTGTAGATTCATTGTTGATAAGTTTTTCTGA